From Campylobacter concisus:
GAACGTAGCAAAAACGCGGCTGCGCTTGAAAATAAATCAGATATCGAAGAGATGAATTACTTTTCGCAGCAGACGTTTCTAAACGTGCTAAACCGCGAGAAGATCATCGCGTCAAACAAGCTTGGCATCGATATCCAAAAAGAAATTTTAGCAAGTGCTAGAAAGGTCTATGCTGCAAGTGATGGTAGTGTGAGAGAGGCGCCGTTTTGGGTGCTTGTAGGCGCTCTTATGCCAGCAGTTCTTGTTGAGATCGGCTATATCACGCATCCAGTCGAGGGTGAAAAGCTCTTTAATGATGCCTATCAAAACGCTCTTGCAAATGGCATTGCAAACGGCATTGACGGATATTTTGCAAAAAATAGATGAAAAATGCAAATTTAAGCTTTAAAGGGCAAATTCCATTTAACGAGGAGTTTGGCGATATCTATTTCAATACCGACAAACCTTGGCTTGAGAGCGAATTTGTCTTTGCAAGTGCACTTGATGAAATTTGGCAGAGTAAAGATAGCTTCGTCATCGCTGAGACAGGATTTGGTGCCGGGCTAAATTTCTTCACACTTTGTAAGAAATTTAAAAATAGTTCTAAAAAACTTCACTTTGTTAGCATCGAAAAAAGCCCTATTAAAAAAGAAGATATTTTAAAAATTTATGAAAATTTAGGCATTTTTAAAGCTTATGCTAGAAAGCTGGTTTCGCTCTATCCACCTCTTATTGAGGGCATACACCGTATAAATTTTGCCCCAAATATCACACTTGATCTTTGCTACGGCGAGGCTAAAGAAATTTTACCTGAGCTTGATTTTAGCGCTGACATCTGGTTTCTAGATGGCTTTGCTCCAAGTAAAAATGACTCGATCTGGAGCGAAGAAATTTTTAGACAGATCGCAAGACTAAGCAGGGTTGGTACGATTGCTAGAACCTATTCATGCGCAAAAATAGTAAAAGACGGGCTAAAGGGCGCTGGCTTTTTGCTAAGCCTAAAAGAGGGTTACGCTAGAAAACGTCAGATGAGTAGTGCCGTGCTAGAGAAAAAGGATGAAAATTTAAAGGATGCTTGGTTTGTGAGATGCGAACCAGTTGCTAGTGTAAATGGTAAAACAGCGCTTATCATAGGAGCTGGCGTGGCTGGACTTGCAACAGCTGGCGAGCTAGCCAAAAATGGCTTTAAAGTGGTGATCGCCGAGGCAAAGGTCGAAGTGGCTACAAATGGCTCTGGTAATCACTGTGGCGCTTTGATGCCGTTAGCTACCAAGCCCGGGGTAAATTTAGGCCGCATGCATTTAAACGCATTTTTGCAAGCAGTGAGATTTTACAA
This genomic window contains:
- the mnmC gene encoding bifunctional tRNA (5-methylaminomethyl-2-thiouridine)(34)-methyltransferase MnmD/FAD-dependent 5-carboxymethylaminomethyl-2-thiouridine(34) oxidoreductase MnmC, giving the protein MKNANLSFKGQIPFNEEFGDIYFNTDKPWLESEFVFASALDEIWQSKDSFVIAETGFGAGLNFFTLCKKFKNSSKKLHFVSIEKSPIKKEDILKIYENLGIFKAYARKLVSLYPPLIEGIHRINFAPNITLDLCYGEAKEILPELDFSADIWFLDGFAPSKNDSIWSEEIFRQIARLSRVGTIARTYSCAKIVKDGLKGAGFLLSLKEGYARKRQMSSAVLEKKDENLKDAWFVRCEPVASVNGKTALIIGAGVAGLATAGELAKNGFKVVIAEAKVEVATNGSGNHCGALMPLATKPGVNLGRMHLNAFLQAVRFYKATLPKSLIKFSGCIDYAFDDELIKRYGSWQTQSVEDIFKFDENLKPYPGIFIKDGAYARPREICKFLSSNFEILFNHEYESRAHLQNGKISVKFKNGKSLEADILVFCTGSKSSEIFNGYDMQISSVRGQVTHLKPVLKNAMPLSAKGYICPVIKGVQVIGATYTRNEICDTPKVEDNTKNLSDVSEFFDIKKATIIGSRVGYRSYSGDRFPIIGALHDEEFYKQNYKGLFWSKNRDNNPKASYEKNVFVNFAHGSRGLCTAILGANLIADLALDRPLCIERSLFHELHPARFLIRKLKKGLKF